From the genome of Phytohabitans rumicis, one region includes:
- a CDS encoding DeoR/GlpR family DNA-binding transcription regulator: MTATPSAERSRPAQRQAEIAEYVVSHGSVSATDLADQFGVSLMTIHRDLDELERQGVVRKHRGGVSAQPSSVFESNVSYRLQATLPEKRALARQARTLIEPGMAVMLDDSTSTLELARLLDGITPLTVVTNFLETVKLLAGRPGIRLLTLGGEYHPTHDSFLGVPCIEAVEALRVDVLFASTSAISGGYAYHQEQEIVLVKRAMMRAAQRSVLMVDHTKLGRVALHRLAPLREFELVLTDGQADRQSLAEMREHGVRYEVVA, encoded by the coding sequence ATGACCGCCACCCCGTCGGCCGAGCGCAGCCGGCCCGCCCAACGCCAGGCCGAGATCGCCGAGTACGTCGTCAGCCACGGCTCCGTCTCCGCCACCGACCTCGCCGATCAGTTCGGCGTCAGCCTGATGACGATCCACCGCGACCTGGACGAGCTGGAGCGGCAGGGCGTCGTGCGCAAGCACCGCGGCGGCGTCAGCGCCCAGCCGTCGAGCGTGTTCGAGAGCAACGTGTCGTACCGTCTACAGGCGACGCTGCCGGAGAAGCGGGCGCTGGCCCGGCAGGCCCGCACGCTCATCGAGCCCGGCATGGCCGTCATGCTCGACGACTCGACGTCCACATTGGAGCTCGCACGGCTGCTCGACGGGATCACCCCGCTGACCGTGGTGACGAACTTCCTGGAGACCGTCAAGCTCCTCGCCGGCCGGCCCGGGATCCGGCTGCTCACGCTCGGCGGGGAGTACCACCCGACGCACGACTCGTTCCTGGGCGTGCCGTGCATCGAGGCCGTCGAGGCGCTGCGGGTCGACGTGCTCTTCGCCTCGACGTCCGCCATCTCCGGCGGCTACGCGTACCACCAGGAGCAGGAGATCGTGCTGGTGAAGCGGGCGATGATGCGGGCGGCCCAGCGTTCGGTGCTGATGGTCGACCACACCAAGCTGGGCCGGGTCGCCCTGCACCGGCTGGCGCCGCTGCGCGAGTTCGAGCTGGTGCTGACCGACGGGCAGGCGGACCGGCAGTCGCTGGCGGAGATGCGCGAGCACGGCGTGCGGTACGAGGTGGTCGCGTGA
- a CDS encoding FGGY family carbohydrate kinase has product MIIGLDLGTTLIKAVAFADDGTPLARAAQRTRLDRPGPGRYEQDVTEVFAAAESVLSELAVRGSVDAVGITGQGDGVWLASADGEPVRPAVSWLDARATDILDRWQADGTLEALFRRTGSLLFPGAAAPILAALAREEPAALDAATTAGYCKDLVLQRLTGLRATDPSDASVPFLDPHTGDYADDLVELCGLTPYRRLLAPVTRLPTAPLSTVAGARTGLPAGTPVVAAPYDLPACAWGGGVTQVGDGLLIIGTTLACQVLTDTVDTAGEPCGLTLATWTEGRWLRAMPAMVGAAALDWVLATTGSTVDDLPGLLESSPTGANGVTVLPFFAEAGERAPFVEPRARARVDGLHVGTGRADLVRAAAEAIAYAARHCLTAAGLTGELVVCGGGASSRPWLQIFADVLDRPLRALAGDEVGARGAALAARQAIGLPGWAAPSGVVVEPSSASAAVYADGYARYLRAVEHAREWWRTQP; this is encoded by the coding sequence GTGATCATCGGGCTCGACCTGGGCACCACGCTCATCAAGGCCGTCGCGTTCGCCGACGACGGCACGCCGCTGGCCCGCGCCGCCCAGCGCACCCGGCTGGACCGGCCCGGCCCCGGCCGGTACGAGCAGGACGTCACCGAGGTCTTCGCCGCGGCTGAGTCGGTGCTCAGCGAGCTGGCGGTCCGTGGATCGGTCGACGCGGTCGGCATCACCGGGCAGGGCGACGGCGTGTGGCTGGCCTCCGCCGACGGCGAGCCGGTGCGGCCGGCCGTCTCGTGGCTGGACGCCCGCGCCACCGACATCCTCGACCGCTGGCAGGCCGACGGCACCCTCGAAGCGCTGTTCCGGCGTACCGGATCGCTGCTCTTCCCCGGTGCGGCCGCGCCGATCCTGGCCGCCCTCGCCCGCGAGGAGCCGGCGGCCCTGGACGCGGCCACCACCGCCGGCTACTGCAAGGACCTGGTCCTGCAGCGGCTCACCGGCCTGCGCGCCACCGACCCCTCGGACGCCTCGGTGCCGTTCCTCGACCCACACACCGGCGACTACGCCGACGACCTGGTAGAGCTGTGCGGCCTCACGCCGTACCGGCGGCTGCTCGCCCCCGTGACGCGCCTGCCCACCGCCCCGCTATCCACAGTGGCCGGCGCCCGCACCGGCCTGCCCGCCGGCACCCCGGTCGTCGCGGCACCGTACGACCTGCCCGCCTGCGCCTGGGGCGGCGGTGTCACGCAGGTCGGCGACGGGCTGCTCATCATCGGCACCACGCTCGCCTGCCAGGTGCTGACCGACACCGTCGACACGGCCGGCGAGCCGTGCGGCCTCACGCTCGCCACCTGGACCGAGGGGCGCTGGCTGCGCGCGATGCCGGCGATGGTCGGCGCCGCCGCCCTGGACTGGGTGCTGGCCACCACAGGCTCCACAGTGGACGACCTGCCCGGCCTGCTCGAGTCCAGTCCGACCGGCGCCAACGGCGTCACCGTGCTGCCGTTCTTCGCCGAGGCGGGCGAGCGGGCGCCGTTCGTCGAGCCGCGCGCCCGCGCCCGCGTCGACGGCCTGCACGTCGGCACCGGCCGCGCCGACCTCGTCCGCGCCGCCGCGGAGGCCATCGCGTACGCCGCCCGCCACTGCCTCACCGCCGCCGGCCTCACCGGCGAACTCGTCGTCTGCGGCGGCGGCGCGTCCAGCCGTCCGTGGCTGCAGATCTTCGCCGACGTGCTGGACCGGCCGCTGCGCGCCCTCGCCGGCGACGAGGTCGGCGCCCGCGGCGCCGCCCTGGCCGCCCGCCAGGCCATCGGGCTGCCCGGCTGGGCCGCGCCGTCCGGGGTGGTCGTCGAGCCGTCGTCCGCTTCCGCGGCGGTCTACGCCGACGGATACGCCCGCTACCTGCGGGCGGTCGAGCACGCACGAGAATGGTGGAGGACGCAGCCGTGA
- a CDS encoding NAD(P)-dependent oxidoreductase translates to MRRIPSVDATVRGGEWRSDLYALSAAGHELAGTTVGLIGYGAIGARVARILRAFDASVVVYDPYATADASFVSTLDELLSRSFVVSLHARLTPETRHLIDAAAVARMPHGAVLVNTARGGLVDYDAVVDALESGQLGAAAFDVYDPEPIPPGARLLSAPNVVLTPHLAGATVQTAERAASLAAAAVAAYRAGAPSQVSSTLRDQGVLQVVIAT, encoded by the coding sequence TTGCGCCGCATCCCTTCCGTCGACGCCACCGTCCGCGGCGGGGAATGGCGCAGCGACCTCTACGCGCTGAGCGCCGCCGGCCACGAGCTCGCCGGCACCACGGTCGGCCTCATCGGGTACGGCGCCATCGGCGCCCGCGTCGCCCGGATCCTACGCGCCTTCGACGCCTCCGTCGTGGTGTACGACCCGTACGCCACCGCTGACGCCTCCTTCGTGTCCACTCTGGACGAGCTGCTGTCCCGCTCGTTCGTGGTGAGCCTGCACGCCCGGCTGACCCCCGAGACCCGGCACCTGATCGACGCGGCCGCCGTGGCGCGCATGCCGCACGGTGCGGTGCTGGTGAACACCGCCCGGGGCGGCCTGGTCGACTACGACGCGGTCGTGGACGCGCTGGAGTCCGGCCAGCTCGGTGCGGCGGCGTTCGACGTGTACGACCCGGAGCCCATCCCACCCGGCGCGAGGCTGCTGAGCGCCCCCAACGTGGTGCTCACCCCGCACCTCGCCGGCGCCACCGTCCAGACCGCAGAGCGGGCGGCATCTTTGGCCGCAGCCGCCGTCGCCGCCTACCGCGCCGGCGCCCCCTCCCAGGTCTCGTCGACGCTTCGTGATCAAGGCGTCCTTCAAGTGGTGATAGCGACTTGA